A section of the Methanobrevibacter thaueri genome encodes:
- a CDS encoding DUF357 domain-containing protein, producing MTELESPEKIAKDIAKLERNLNQVAHIEFVGKEKEVYDRAIDYWNDSKYYLEKEDMRTAFGCIEYSHGLLDALRMIHGII from the coding sequence ATGACTGAACTGGAAAGCCCGGAAAAGATAGCAAAGGACATTGCAAAACTGGAAAGGAACCTTAATCAGGTGGCTCACATTGAGTTTGTTGGAAAGGAAAAGGAAGTCTATGACAGGGCAATTGACTACTGGAACGATTCAAAATACTATCTTGAAAAAGAGGACATGAGGACTGCATTCGGATGTATAGAATACAGTCACGGCTTGCTTGATGCCTTAAGGATGATTCACGGAATCATCTAA
- a CDS encoding PIN domain-containing protein, whose translation MKILLDSSFIIAIFRKNDPLHQRAIENKEILDNDCYISNGIVSEVITILGQKTKDIALVRLVYNYMKDNFTIINESDINMYSDNVFAIFEKYNKNKFKLGFIDCSEVVIYEYYNLDYVASFDEEFKLFDEINLMDLK comes from the coding sequence ATGAAAATTTTATTGGACTCATCGTTTATCATTGCAATATTTAGAAAAAATGACCCTCTACATCAAAGAGCAATAGAAAACAAGGAAATTTTAGATAATGATTGCTATATTTCAAATGGGATAGTATCTGAAGTAATAACAATACTTGGCCAAAAAACAAAGGATATTGCATTAGTTAGACTAGTATATAACTATATGAAAGATAATTTCACAATCATCAATGAATCAGACATTAACATGTACAGTGACAATGTTTTTGCAATCTTTGAAAAATACAATAAAAACAAATTCAAATTAGGATTTATAGACTGTTCAGAAGTTGTAATATATGAATATTATAATTTAGATTATGTTGCAAGTTTTGATGAGGAATTTAAGCTATTTGATGAAATTAATTTAATGGACTTAAAATAA